From the Desulfuromonas sp. genome, one window contains:
- a CDS encoding succinate--CoA ligase subunit alpha has product MSILIDKNTKVITQGITGATGLFHAQGARDYGTQMVGGVTPGKGGTSIEGFPVFNTVEDAVNETGANASVIYVPPVGSADAILEAVDAGIELVICITEGVPVLDMVKVNKYMEGKSCRLIGPNCPGVITPEECKIGIMPGYIHKKGPVGVVSRSGTLTYEAVWQLTTRDIGQTTCVGIGGDPVNGTSHLDVLEMFEADPETEAVIMIGEIGGDAEEQAAEYVRDHMSKPVAAFIAGATAPAGKRMGHAGAIISGGKGDAASKKTFLAECGVSVADSPAEMAEALLKIWKP; this is encoded by the coding sequence ATGAGTATATTGATCGATAAAAATACCAAGGTCATTACCCAGGGGATTACCGGTGCGACCGGCCTCTTTCATGCTCAGGGCGCCCGTGATTATGGTACCCAGATGGTCGGTGGTGTCACCCCCGGCAAGGGCGGTACCAGCATCGAGGGTTTCCCGGTGTTCAATACGGTTGAAGATGCGGTGAACGAGACCGGAGCCAACGCTTCGGTTATCTATGTACCGCCGGTCGGCTCGGCCGATGCTATTCTCGAGGCGGTCGACGCCGGTATCGAACTGGTCATCTGTATTACCGAAGGGGTGCCGGTTCTCGACATGGTTAAAGTCAACAAGTACATGGAAGGGAAGAGTTGCCGCCTGATCGGTCCGAACTGTCCCGGAGTTATCACCCCGGAAGAGTGCAAGATCGGCATCATGCCGGGCTATATTCACAAGAAGGGCCCGGTCGGAGTCGTTTCCCGTTCCGGCACCCTGACCTACGAAGCGGTCTGGCAGCTGACCACCCGCGATATTGGCCAGACGACCTGTGTCGGCATCGGCGGTGACCCGGTCAACGGCACCAGCCACCTCGATGTACTTGAGATGTTCGAAGCCGACCCCGAAACCGAAGCGGTGATCATGATCGGTGAAATCGGCGGTGATGCCGAAGAGCAGGCGGCCGAGTACGTGCGTGACCACATGAGCAAGCCGGTCGCAGCCTTTATCGCCGGTGCCACGGCGCCTGCCGGCAAGCGGATGGGACATGCCGGTGCGATCATCTCCGGCGGCAAGGGGGATGCGGCGAGTAAGAAAACTTTTCTGGCTGAATGCGGCGTTTCGGTTGCCGACAGCCCGGCCGAAATGGCCGAGGCGCTGTTGAAGATCTGGAAGCCATAA